In Firmicutes bacterium ASF500, a single genomic region encodes these proteins:
- the sasA_2 gene encoding Adaptive-response sensory-kinase SasA, whose product MIRSLRRKFILIAMASLVGTMVILCTAIGIGNHYITTNRLDHAIALLRQNGGAFHPPGARFDPSAFDFQITPETPFETRYFMVKLTAEKEIKSVSMDHIAALDRRAVVDTIQRIIDTKAARGYVDHYRFGMFPDKNGGSTIIVLDCFLQLQSANNMLRITVIMFLICVLIVFVLLLFLSKRAIRPFADNLERQRQFITDASHELKTPLAILSADIGLLEDTYGRDKWLESARSQITRLDKLIKNLVELARTEETVKEDAVVCFSISEVAQASVDAFRPLAEADGKSLTAEIADGIILKGVQDNFFRLFSILLDNAVKYCDPEGVIRLSVSQRGRNIYIAVSNPCAGVNAAQLPRYFDRFYRADSSRARSTGGYGIGLSTARAIVTRHKGRITNHYVNGVITFTAVIPQIS is encoded by the coding sequence ATGATACGATCACTGCGCCGGAAATTTATCCTGATCGCTATGGCGTCCCTGGTGGGAACGATGGTGATTCTATGCACGGCCATCGGGATCGGCAATCACTATATCACCACCAACCGGCTCGATCACGCCATTGCCCTCCTGCGCCAGAATGGCGGAGCCTTCCACCCGCCCGGCGCCCGCTTTGACCCTTCAGCGTTCGATTTTCAGATCACGCCGGAGACCCCCTTTGAAACACGATATTTTATGGTCAAGCTTACTGCGGAAAAGGAAATCAAATCGGTCAGTATGGACCATATTGCCGCTCTGGACCGCCGCGCGGTGGTGGATACCATCCAGAGGATTATAGATACCAAGGCGGCGCGGGGATATGTTGACCATTACCGCTTCGGTATGTTCCCGGATAAAAACGGCGGGAGTACCATCATCGTTCTGGACTGCTTTCTTCAGCTCCAATCGGCAAATAATATGCTGCGCATTACGGTTATCATGTTTTTGATCTGCGTCCTGATTGTTTTTGTTTTGCTGCTCTTTTTGTCGAAACGGGCGATCCGGCCCTTTGCCGACAATCTGGAACGGCAGCGGCAGTTCATTACCGACGCGTCCCACGAGTTAAAAACGCCCCTGGCTATTTTGTCGGCAGATATAGGACTGCTGGAGGATACCTATGGAAGGGATAAATGGCTGGAGAGCGCACGTTCACAGATCACCCGCCTGGACAAGCTCATCAAAAACCTGGTTGAACTGGCTCGCACCGAGGAAACCGTCAAGGAGGACGCTGTGGTCTGCTTTTCCATCAGCGAGGTCGCCCAGGCCAGCGTGGACGCCTTTCGTCCGCTGGCCGAAGCGGATGGAAAATCACTGACAGCGGAGATCGCGGACGGGATTATCCTAAAAGGCGTTCAGGACAATTTCTTTCGCCTGTTCTCGATTCTGCTGGATAACGCGGTGAAGTACTGCGACCCGGAGGGCGTGATCCGGCTCTCGGTATCCCAGCGGGGAAGAAATATCTATATCGCCGTCTCCAACCCCTGCGCCGGAGTAAACGCGGCTCAGCTTCCCAGATACTTCGACCGTTTCTATCGGGCGGATTCCTCCCGCGCCCGCTCCACCGGGGGGTACGGAATCGGGCTTTCCACTGCGAGGGCTATCGTTACCCGGCACAAAGGCCGCATCACGAACCACTACGTGAACGGAGTTATCACCTTTACCGCCGTGATCCCGCAGATAAGCTGA
- the xerD_3 gene encoding Tyrosine recombinase XerD, producing the protein MKKQIGAKQIETFANHLRLEERSPGTIEKYLRDIRAFAIWLGERRLDKAIVMAWKEHLRTERYAASTINSMLIAVNQFFRFQHWDELRVKTVRVQRQIFRRREKELTKDEYVRLLETARGSGRERLALLMETICATGIRVSEVRYITAESVKAERAEISLKGKIRTILIPGKLCRKLQKYAKKQKIASGEIFLTRNGKGLSRRQIWAEMKFICGKAGVAASKVFPHNLRHLFARTFYKACRDVVQLADVLGHSSVETTRIYLISTGDEYVRRMDRLDLVFDESSHKIKIL; encoded by the coding sequence ATGAAGAAGCAAATAGGCGCAAAGCAAATCGAAACGTTTGCAAACCATCTGCGTCTGGAGGAACGGAGCCCGGGAACCATCGAAAAATACCTGCGGGACATCCGCGCCTTCGCCATATGGCTGGGTGAGCGTCGGTTGGATAAAGCAATCGTTATGGCCTGGAAGGAGCACCTTCGGACAGAGCGTTATGCGGCTTCTACCATCAATTCTATGCTGATCGCGGTGAATCAGTTTTTCCGTTTCCAGCATTGGGATGAGCTGCGGGTGAAAACTGTGCGTGTACAGCGCCAGATATTCCGCCGCCGGGAGAAAGAGCTGACAAAGGATGAGTATGTCCGCCTGCTGGAGACAGCCCGCGGCTCAGGCAGGGAGCGGCTGGCCCTTTTGATGGAGACCATCTGCGCCACCGGCATACGGGTGTCGGAGGTACGGTATATCACAGCGGAGTCGGTGAAGGCGGAGAGGGCAGAGATCAGCCTGAAGGGCAAAATACGAACGATTTTAATTCCCGGAAAACTGTGCCGGAAGCTGCAAAAGTATGCCAAAAAACAAAAAATCGCCTCCGGTGAGATATTCCTCACCAGAAACGGAAAGGGGCTTTCACGCAGGCAGATCTGGGCCGAGATGAAATTCATTTGCGGAAAAGCGGGAGTGGCCGCGTCAAAGGTGTTCCCCCACAACCTGCGCCACCTGTTTGCCAGAACGTTCTACAAAGCCTGCCGGGATGTGGTGCAGCTGGCGGATGTGCTGGGGCACTCCAGTGTGGAGACCACTCGAATTTACCTCATTTCCACAGGAGATGAGTATGTCCGGCGTATGGATAGGCTGGACCTTGTTTTTGACGAAAGCAGTCACAAAATAAAAATTTTGTGA
- the rqcH gene encoding Rqc2 RqcH: MPLDALCLSGVIYELNTSLAGSRVDKIYQPGRDEVVLALRTQSVGNVRLLLSANPAHPRLHLTTLPLENPEKPPMFCMLLRKHLSGARLLELVQPPLERAAVLRFEALNELGDRVERRLVLEAISHKTNLILLDGDGRILDCVRHVGADLSAAQRLLQPGMFYRLPPGVDKENPLTADRERLESLLSAAPEESQVDKWLLDTFGGLSPLICRELVHQAAGATDARLHTLGPQGRARLLDGMEKLQFTVKENRFTPTMVLMEGRPKDFTFLPVGQYEGAAQVEDWPAFSSLLDAFFEQRERQDRIKQRGQDLIKSVTNARDRTARKLANQEKELAATKNRDRLRQLGDILTSNFYQMEKGMARLRAVDFYDPEGKEIDIKLDPLLTPQQNAAKYYKDYNRAKKAEEMLTIQLEKGRKELDYLNSVLENISLAEGERDLAEIRQELADTGYLRRPGKAKDRGRRVVSKPMEFMSTAGLRISVGKNNSQNDLLTCKLAGKGDIWFHTQKIHGSHVILWTGGEAPDLQSLNEAAILAAWFSQARESSKVPVDYTPVRYVKKPGGARPGMVIYTTYETAQVTPDGELAKRLRVK, encoded by the coding sequence ATGCCGTTAGACGCGTTATGCCTGTCGGGCGTGATCTATGAGCTGAATACAAGCCTGGCCGGGTCCCGGGTGGACAAAATTTATCAGCCCGGGCGGGACGAGGTGGTACTGGCTCTGCGGACCCAGAGCGTGGGCAACGTGCGGCTTCTGCTGTCGGCCAACCCGGCCCACCCCCGGCTCCATCTGACCACCCTGCCCCTGGAAAACCCGGAGAAGCCCCCCATGTTCTGTATGCTTCTGCGCAAGCACCTGTCGGGGGCCCGACTGCTGGAGCTCGTCCAGCCCCCTCTGGAGCGGGCCGCTGTCCTGCGGTTCGAGGCGCTGAACGAGCTGGGCGACCGGGTGGAGCGCAGGCTGGTGCTGGAGGCCATCAGCCACAAGACCAACCTGATCCTGCTGGACGGCGACGGCCGCATTCTGGACTGCGTTCGGCATGTGGGCGCTGACCTGTCCGCCGCCCAGCGCCTCCTCCAGCCGGGGATGTTCTACCGGCTCCCCCCAGGGGTTGACAAGGAAAATCCCCTGACAGCCGACCGGGAGAGATTGGAGTCTCTCCTGTCCGCCGCCCCGGAGGAGTCCCAGGTGGATAAATGGCTGCTGGACACCTTCGGCGGGCTGTCCCCCCTGATCTGCCGGGAGCTGGTCCACCAAGCTGCCGGAGCCACTGACGCACGGCTCCACACCCTGGGCCCCCAAGGACGGGCGCGGCTGTTGGACGGTATGGAGAAACTGCAATTCACTGTAAAGGAAAACCGTTTTACTCCTACAATGGTGCTGATGGAGGGCCGTCCCAAGGACTTCACCTTCCTCCCCGTGGGACAGTACGAGGGGGCCGCTCAGGTAGAGGACTGGCCCGCCTTCTCCTCCCTGCTGGACGCCTTCTTTGAGCAGCGGGAGCGTCAGGACCGGATCAAGCAGCGGGGCCAGGATTTAATCAAATCCGTCACCAACGCCCGGGACCGCACCGCCCGGAAGCTGGCCAATCAGGAAAAGGAGCTGGCCGCTACCAAGAACCGGGACCGCCTGCGCCAGCTGGGGGACATCCTCACCAGCAATTTTTACCAGATGGAGAAGGGCATGGCCCGCCTGCGGGCTGTGGACTTCTACGACCCTGAGGGCAAGGAGATCGACATCAAGCTGGACCCCCTCCTCACCCCCCAGCAAAACGCCGCCAAGTATTATAAGGACTACAACCGGGCCAAAAAGGCGGAGGAAATGCTCACCATCCAGCTGGAAAAGGGCCGGAAGGAGCTGGACTATCTCAACAGCGTGCTGGAGAACATCTCCCTGGCCGAGGGGGAGCGGGACCTGGCGGAGATTCGTCAGGAGCTGGCCGACACCGGCTACCTCCGCCGCCCCGGCAAGGCCAAGGACCGGGGCAGGCGGGTCGTGTCGAAGCCCATGGAATTTATGTCAACCGCCGGCCTCCGCATCTCGGTGGGCAAGAACAACAGTCAAAACGACCTGCTCACCTGCAAGCTGGCGGGCAAGGGGGACATCTGGTTCCACACCCAGAAGATTCACGGCTCCCACGTCATTCTCTGGACCGGCGGGGAGGCCCCCGACCTCCAGAGCCTCAACGAGGCCGCGATCCTGGCCGCCTGGTTCTCCCAGGCCCGGGAGAGCAGCAAGGTGCCGGTGGACTACACCCCTGTCCGCTATGTGAAAAAGCCCGGCGGGGCCAGGCCCGGAATGGTGATCTACACTACCTATGAGACCGCCCAGGTCACCCCTGACGGGGAGCTGGCCAAGCGGCTGCGGGTAAAATAA
- the mrnC gene encoding Mini-ribonuclease 3 produces MTDYFHLNIDRDALLSLSTLGLAHLGDGVYEVMVRSWLVLHGKAKAKDLHRATVKYVAAPAQAERFEKIQPLLAEEEADVFRRGRNTAPHSIPKAASRAQYQTATGLEALFGWLYLQGRTERLNELFTIMMEE; encoded by the coding sequence ATGACTGACTACTTTCATCTGAATATCGACCGTGACGCCCTCCTGTCCCTGTCCACTTTAGGGTTGGCTCACCTGGGGGACGGGGTGTATGAGGTGATGGTCCGTTCCTGGCTGGTGCTCCACGGCAAGGCCAAGGCCAAGGACCTCCACCGGGCCACGGTGAAATACGTGGCCGCCCCCGCCCAGGCGGAGCGGTTTGAAAAAATTCAGCCCCTCCTGGCCGAGGAGGAGGCCGATGTCTTCCGCCGGGGCCGGAACACCGCCCCCCATTCCATCCCCAAAGCGGCCAGCCGGGCCCAGTATCAGACCGCCACCGGCCTGGAGGCCCTGTTTGGCTGGCTGTATCTCCAAGGGCGGACGGAGCGGCTGAACGAACTATTTACCATCATGATGGAGGAATAA
- the arlR_1 gene encoding Response regulator ArlR, which translates to MRILVADDEPEMTMVLEALLNREHYSVDVVCNGQDALDFGLSTNYDCIVLDIMMPKLDGIQTLQALRAKKVATPVLLLTAKSQVEDRVAGLNSGADDYLPKPFDNREFIARVRALTRRGGEYTPTALTAGNVTLDCAAFELKCGGSRVRLGNREFQMLELLMRQEGRLISTEQFMEHIWGYDSEAEINVVWAYISYLRRKLEAVGANVRIVARRGQGYLLEESI; encoded by the coding sequence GTGCGTATTTTAGTTGCGGATGACGAACCGGAAATGACCATGGTACTGGAGGCCCTGCTCAATCGGGAGCATTACTCTGTAGACGTGGTCTGCAATGGACAGGACGCGCTGGACTTTGGCCTTTCGACAAATTATGACTGCATTGTTCTGGACATTATGATGCCGAAGCTGGACGGTATCCAAACCTTACAGGCTCTGCGGGCCAAAAAGGTCGCCACGCCGGTACTGCTGCTGACAGCAAAAAGTCAGGTGGAGGACCGGGTGGCCGGTCTGAACAGCGGGGCGGACGACTATCTGCCCAAGCCCTTTGACAACCGGGAATTTATTGCCAGGGTACGGGCCCTGACCCGCAGGGGCGGCGAGTACACGCCTACTGCCCTTACCGCCGGGAACGTCACCCTGGACTGCGCCGCCTTTGAGCTGAAATGCGGCGGCTCCCGCGTCCGGCTGGGCAACCGGGAATTTCAGATGCTGGAGCTGCTCATGCGGCAGGAGGGACGGCTGATCTCCACAGAGCAGTTCATGGAGCATATCTGGGGCTATGACAGCGAGGCGGAAATCAACGTGGTTTGGGCCTATATCTCCTATCTGCGCCGGAAGCTGGAGGCGGTGGGGGCCAATGTCCGCATTGTCGCCCGCCGGGGCCAGGGGTATCTGCTGGAGGAGTCCATATGA
- the tagH_1 gene encoding Teichoic acids export ATP-binding protein TagH gives MSKTMIEISDVSMRFRMNSDKIMSLKEYVTTALRGKLNYQEFTALDHVSFAVKKGETLGLIGRNGAGKSTMLKVISGILKPTEGSVVCRGNVVPMLELGSGFDMDLTGRENIFLNGAILGYSEGFLKAKYNEIVAFSELGQFIEVPIRNYSSGMLARLAFSIATVVQPEILIVDEILSVGDAQFQEKSKKRMLELMGGGTTVLFVSHSIEQIREMCKRVVWLEKGTVKKVGNASEVCDAYAV, from the coding sequence ATGAGCAAAACGATGATAGAGATTTCGGACGTGTCCATGCGCTTCCGAATGAACAGCGACAAAATCATGTCGCTGAAGGAATATGTGACCACCGCGCTGCGGGGAAAGCTGAATTATCAGGAATTCACGGCGCTGGATCATGTGTCGTTTGCGGTGAAGAAAGGGGAAACCCTGGGGCTGATTGGAAGAAATGGCGCGGGAAAGAGCACCATGCTGAAGGTGATTTCCGGCATTTTGAAGCCGACCGAGGGCAGCGTGGTGTGCCGCGGAAACGTGGTGCCCATGCTGGAGCTGGGAAGCGGGTTTGACATGGACCTGACGGGAAGGGAAAACATCTTCCTGAATGGAGCCATTTTGGGCTACAGCGAGGGGTTCCTGAAGGCAAAATATAATGAGATTGTGGCGTTTTCCGAGCTGGGGCAGTTTATTGAGGTCCCCATCCGCAACTATTCCTCCGGGATGCTGGCCCGGCTGGCGTTTTCCATCGCCACAGTGGTCCAGCCGGAAATCCTGATTGTGGATGAGATTTTGTCCGTAGGCGACGCGCAGTTCCAGGAGAAGAGCAAAAAGCGGATGCTGGAGCTCATGGGTGGCGGTACCACAGTGCTGTTCGTATCACACAGTATTGAACAGATCCGGGAGATGTGTAAACGGGTGGTTTGGCTGGAAAAGGGGACGGTCAAAAAGGTGGGGAACGCCAGCGAGGTGTGTGATGCCTATGCCGTGTAA